Part of the uncultured Desulfobacter sp. genome, CGCAGGTGACGATAAAGATTCAGGGTATAATATTATAGCTTAATGATTTCGGTCTGATTGTTTGCTTTAAAGGGTGTGGATGTCTTTTCGCCTACTTTCCTTTTTTGATCCTTGCTGGTAAAACAAGTCATGTGTGATCTCTCTTTCAATGATCTTAATGTCCTCCATGAATCGGGGATTTTGTCCCACATGGACTACTATTTCTCTTCAACCATGGCCAATATTTTTAAACGTTCAGGGCCATTGGAAGCCCTTTCCGCCGCGTTGACCTGCCGGGCCCTGTCCCATGGCTCCATATGCCTGGATCTTGCGGGTGTGGCCGGGACCGCTTTGACAACCCCCGAAGGCAAAGCGCTTGTCCGGCTTCCCGGCCTGGACCGCTGGCGCAACCTCCTCGAACATTCTGACATGGTGGGGAGGCCGGTGTCTCATGGTGCAGAAAAAGAAGATAATGGAACGTTCCGGGCAGATAAATATCCTTTGGTCCTAGATCGTGGCAACAATCTTTATCTGTCCAGGTACTATGATTTTCAATGCCGGCTCTCTGGTAATATCAGGGCACGGATTCAAAGACCGATTCCCGGCCCTGATGATGACTTTTTAAATCACAGGCTGTCGTCTTATTTTGACGGTCAGGATCACACCAGGACTTTGGGGCAGCAGCAGGCTGTTAGAAAAGCACTTTGTTCGGGCTTTGTCATGGTGTCCGGGGGGCCGGGTACCGGTAAAACTTATATTACGGATATCATACAGACACTTTTGGTCGCCTGGGCCAAGGAAAATTACCTGCCGGTTCCCCGGGTGATGTGTCTGGCGCCTACGGGCAAGGCCGCAGCCAGATTGAAAAACGGGATGACCATTCACAGCGCACTTCAACCTGTGAAAAACGCAACGGGCTTTCGGCACAATGCCGCCAATCCCCTGGCCGCCGACCTGGTGATTGTGGATGAAGCATCCATGATCGACATGGCGCTTATGACAAGGCTTTTTGAAGCCATTGCTCCCGATGCACGTATTGTGATGCTCGGTGATATGAATCAACTTTCTCCGGTTCAGGCCGGTGCGGTATTCTTTGACTTGTGTCATGCTGACCTGTTGTCCGATTCCCGGGTGTTTTTGACGGTTAATTTCAGATCCGGGGGCAGAACCGGGATTGAAACGCTTGCCGCGGCCGTTAATGCCAGTGATGCGGATGCTGTGGCAGATATTCTTGGGGGCAATCATCCTGATCTTGAATTTGTGGATACCGCCGAAGATACAGACTACCAAGCCCGCCTTGAATCCTGTATTCAGCAAGGCTACAAGCCGCTGTGGGATGCCCGATCCCCTGGGCAGGCAATGGCTGCCGTTGACCATTTTCGTGTGCTGTGTGCCCACAATCGAGGACACAGTGGAACATTACAAATTAATCATCTATGCGAAAAGATGTTACGATCCAAGGAAAAAGATGGTATAAAACGCCCTATTTTTAACATGCTTTTAATGGTTCGGCGCAATGATTACAAGCGGTTGCTGTTTAACGGTGACACCTGTGTGGTCGTTGAAGAGAACGGGGGAGCCACAGCATGGTTTGATGCGAAACCATCAGGAATCCGGCATTTCAGATTATCTGATCTGCCCGAATGTGACCCCGGCTTTGCCGTCACTATCCATAAAAGCCAGGGGTCGGAATTTGACACGGTACTGATTCTTATCCCTGAAAAGACATCACCGGTTGTTACCCGGCAGCTGCTTTATACGGGTATCACGCGGTCCCGGAACAAAGTGATTATTTTCGGCAGCATGCCCATGATCCGGCAGGCGGTCAAAACCTCTCCTGAACCCAGGTCCAACCTACGGGCCGAACTGGATGGGACATAGACCTTGAATGGGAATGGGCAATGGGTGTCGAAAAGAACATACAACATGGGATGAAAGCGGCTTGCGCAGCCTGGACGCTTTCGTACAAATTTTAGTGAAAGAATTGTTTTGAGACAAAAAGACAGCTTTGCCGATCAGATCTGGATGTTTTTTGCCTCGGTGAAACTCACTGTTTATACCCTGGTGCTTTTGGCCGTAACTTCCATCTTTGGTACTTTGATTTTGCAGAACGCAAACCCCGAAGCGTATACCAGGCTTTACGGCCCGGGTTTGTACAATATGATCCAGGTACTTGATCTGGACAGGATGTACCAGGCCTGGTGGTATCTCTTACTCATGGTGGTATTATGCGTCAATATTGTTGTCTGCTCCATTGACAGGCTGTCGGCAACCTGGAAAATTATTTTCCCTAGACATATTTCAGTGAACCCCCGGCGGTTTGAAAAGGCTAAAAACAGACAGGCGTTTGACTGTCACGCTTCCATGGAGCAGGTTGCCGGCCGGGCAAAAAATGTGCTTGCCGGTCGGGGCGGCAAGGTGATCGAAAAAAATGATGACACAGGGCTGATTCTGTATGCGGAAAAAGGCCGGTGGTCCCGGCTTGGGGTGTATGTGGTTCACGCCAGTGTGCTGATGCTGCTTGCCGGTGCTCTGATCGGGTCCGCCTTGGGATTTAAGGCAAATTTGCGGCTGGATGAAGGGCAAACCGCAGATACGGTGTTTGACAGCCATACCCGATTGCCCATAAAGTTGCCGTTCATGGTCCGGTGCAATGATTTTCAGGTGAAGTTTTATGATACGGGTGCCCCGGATGAGTTTAAATCCAGTTTGACCATCCTTGAGAACGACGCGGAGAGTTTTACCCAGGATATTCTGGTTAACCATCCGCTAAGGTACAAGGGCATCAATATCTTCCAGGCATCCTATGGGCCTACCACCCCTGACGAGGCCCTGTTTGAAATAACCGACAGTGAAACCGGAGCCGTTCAGACACACACCATAAAAAACGGTAAGAGTGTGCCGCTGCCCGCGGATGCCGGTATGTTTATATTCGAAGGGTTTGTGCCCCATTATGACTTCAACGGTCATGATCTGGGGGAGGCGTTTGTCGGGCGCCTTGATACAACCAACGGCCAAAATGCCCAAATTGTTCTGCCCACCAAGTTTCCCACGTTTGATAAGATGCGCAAGGGCAGGTTCACCGTTGAGGTTAAATCCTGGGACCAGGCCTATTATACCGGACTTCAGGTGACAAAGGATCCGGGCGTCCCCTTTGTATACACCGGTTTTTTGCTTATGATCATCGGTTGCTGGGTTACCTTTTTTGTCTCCCACCAGTCTGTGTGCATTGGCCTTGAACAGTCCGGGTCCGGCAGCACCCGGGTGTGGGTGGCCGGTCGGGCCAACCGCAATGCCCAGGGTACAAATTTGACCGTTAAGAAACTTGTAAAGGAATTAAAGGAAGTATCAGGCATATGAATTCATCCCTGCTTTTATCGGCTGCAACATTTATCTATGCATTGGCATCGATATTTTATATTGGATCTTTTTCTTTTAAAAAACCTAGCTTTGCCCGGCTTGGATTCTGGGTGATTGTGATTGGCCTTGTGGCCAATACCGGCGGTATTCTATTGCGCTGGGTCGAGTCCTACCAAATGGGATACGGGCATGCGCCCTTTTCCAATATGTATGAATCCCTGGTCTTTTTTTCATGGACGGCCGCGGCCCTCTATGTGTTTGTGGAGTGCAAATACAAGGAGAGCATCATCGGGGTGTTTGTCTCCCCTTTGATTTTTCTTGGGATTGCCTATGCCAGTTTTGACCCGTCCATCACGTCAAAAATTTCGCCGTTGATCCCTGCGCTGAAGTCCAACTGGCTCATTGCCCATGTCATCACCTGCTTTCTGGGGTATGCCGGGTTTGCCCTGGCCTTTGGATTCAGCTTTATGTATTTCATCAAACCCCAAAATCCAGGTGCAAAGCGCCTGTTTGCGAAACTGCCCGACTGGGATACTATTGATGAGTTGACCTATCAGATGATTGTCTTCGGGTTTCTTTTCCTGACCATCGGTATTATCACAGGCTCGGTCTGGGCCAATTCCGCCTGGGGTAAGTACTGGTCCTGGGATCCCAAAGAGACCTGGTCGCTGATCACCTGGTTTATTTACGCCATTTTTCTGCATCTTCGCCTGATGCGCGGATGGTACGGAAAAAATCTTGCTGTTGTTTCCATCATCGGATTTGTCGGGGTGCTGTTCACCTATTTCGGCGTGAATTATCTTTTATCCGGGCTTCACAGCTACGGATAGACACACGTTTTGCCATGGGGTCGGCGCAAAATTTTCCCAATGGTTTAAGATATAGCCCGGGATGCATATTACAATGTACCCCGGGCTTTTTTTTGTTTAAGACGCTGCATTGAAGAATTACGCTATCTTTGTCTCAATACTTTTACGAAAAATTACATTTTTTAGGGTTATTTTTTTTAAAGGTATTATATAATTGTATAAATTTTAAATTAGCCCAAAAAAAATTTTTAATCCCATTCTGTTCAGGCCGTTCCGGGTCAAGGCTTTTCCCAATTAAACTTGACAAGGGAAACATATATTAATATAGAATGACCGAATTTGTATTTTCCGGACGTATCGCAGAAAATCGGCATGGAAGATGCGTTTCTGCGAAAAATATTGGCCTGGGAGTAATCCTGTGCCGCAGAAGTATGGTAACATCAACATTTTAACATTGATGGAGTTTTCATGAGCGAGTTAGAAAACAAAGCAAACGATGGTCCTGGGGGAGGTGCGCACCACGGCACCGACAACGGTCCAAAAGATGACAAAGGGTTAGGCCTGGGCGTCATCTTTTTTATGGGGGCATTTCTGGTGTGTTTCCTGTCGGGCTGGCTACTGTTTCCAAAATTGCTTTATTCAAAAAAGGAGCAGCCGTTTAATTTCAATCACAGCCTTCACGTCGGAGAGACAGGGGATTGCGAAACCTGCCATTATCTCAGAGAAGACGGTACTTTCTCCGGAATCCCAGGGTTGGAATCCTGTATGGAATGCCATACGGATGAGCCCATGGGCGACACCGATGACGAAGCCGTGTTTGCAGAGGAGTATGTGGCCAAAGGGAAAGAAGTGCCCTGGCTGGTTTATTCCAGACAGCCTGATTGCGTCTATTTTTCCCATGCAGCGCATACCGTTGCAGGCGGCATGGATTGTAAGACCTGCCATGGTCACATTGGAGAGTCCACCTCTTCGCGGCCCTATGAGGAAAATAGAATTACCGGCTACAGCCGTGATATCTGGGGCAAAAATATCTGGGGAATCAAAAAGAATTCCTGGGATCGCATGAAGATGGATGATTGTGCGGACTGCCACCTGGAAGAGATGGGTCACAAGGGCTACTGCTTCCAGTGCCACAAGTAAAACACCTCAAGGACAAGAATTTCAAAGTTTATAAAGGATGACTTATGAAAATTGACAGACGAAGCTTCTTGGGATTGGGACTTGGCGCGGCAGCCGGCATTGCGCTTTCCCCTGTGGGTGTCAAGCTGACAGATGATTCTTCCATCTGGACCCAGAATTGGCCCTGGACCCCTGTCCCCGAAGACGGCGAAATAACCTATGACCATTCCGTGTGCAGCCTGTGCCCAGGTGCCTGCGGCATCAGTGTCAGAAAAATAAACGGACGGCCTGTTAAGATCGAAGGCCTTGACGATTACCCGATTAATAACGGAGGCGCCTGTCTCCATGGTATTGCCGGGCTGCAGTATCTTTATGATCCTGCCAGAATAAAAACCCCCTTGAAGAGAAACGGGAACAAATTTGAAAAGATTTCCTGGGATGAAGCCATTGCACTTGTGGCCGAAAAACTGGGCGAAATCCGTGAAGCCGGATCCCCTGAATCCCTTGGGTTGATCACCGGTGCCGATAACGGCTCCATGGCCAAGCTTTTTGACCGGTTTATGCAAGCCTTCGGTACGCCCAATACCTATTCTATGCCAAGTCTTGAATCTAATCTGGCACTGACGGCTGAGGCACTTCACAGTGCAGATCGCAGCCTTGGATTTGACCTTGATCATTCCGATTTTATTTTGAGTTTCGGCGCGGCAATTGTCGAGGGCTGGGGATCTCCTGCGGCTTGTATCCAGGCCAATGCCTCAAGACATGAACGCAAAGCCAAACTGGTACAGGTTGATTACAGGCTGTCCAATACGGCCATCGTCGCCGATAAGCTCATCGCCGTGAAACCGGGAACCGAAGCGGATTTTGCTTTGGGTCTGTGTGGTGTGCTGCTTGCCAAGACCCAGGTTGCAAAGAAAATCCTTTTGGGGGATGTGAACAAGCTGGCCTTTGCCGCGATGCTGAAAAAAGAGTATACGCTGGACAAAGTGGAAACCACTACCGGCGTTAAGGCGGCGGACATTGAAGCCCTTGCCATGGAGTTTGCCAAGGCCAAAGCCCCTGTGGCCGTTCCCGGAAAGGGCAGGGGAGACGTTGGTCAAAGTCTTCGTGAATTTGCAGCTGTCCAGGCCCTTAATGTATTGGGGGGCCGCCTGAATAAAGAAGGCGGTGCCTTTGTCATGTGGCCGGCAGGCTATTTAAGCTTTCCTGAAAATGTCATGGATGATACCGCTGAACAAGGCGCAGGAAAGGCAAAACTTGCAGGTTCCGTGAATGAACTGGTTGATACGCTTGAAACCGACGGCGGCCTTTCCGCCCTGTTTATTTATAATGCCAATCCCTGCTACGCACTGAACAACACTGAAAAAGTTAAGGCTGCCATGGACAAAGTTGAATTCAAAGTCAGCTTTAGTTCTTTCATGGATGAAACGGCACTTAGATCCGATGTGATCCTGCCGGCGTCCATCTTTCTTGAACGCCTGGAAGATGTTGTGTCCGGTGCCGGACTTGCCAAAACAGTCGTCGGGCTTTGCCGGCCCATGGTTGATCCCATATTTGACACCAAGCACCCGGGCGATGCACTGATTCTGCTGGCCCAGGCCATGGGTGACAGCATGGCGGAAAGTTTTGCCTGGGATTCCTATGATGCCTGTCTTGAAGAGGTTGCCGAAAAAGTTTGGGAGTCCTTGTCCGAGGATGGGTATGTCCTGATTGATGATAAACCGCCGGTGGGAACACCGACAACGGATTTCACCTTCCTTGCGTCGGCGCCCAAGGTTGAGACACCGGTGCAAGAAGACGGTTTAACCCTGGTTCCTATTGACAAGATGCGGCTCGCCGGCGGTTCAATGATCTCTTCTCCCTTTGCTGTAAAAACCGTTTCCGACAAAGTGCTTCTCGGAAAATACAGTGTTGTTGAAATTAATCCGGCCACTGCCGGCGCATTGAAAGACGGTGATGTTGCCGTTCTTAAAACCGCCGCAGGTACGGCAAAGGTGAAAATCGGCTATAACGAAGGTATCATGCCCGGCGTGATCGGTATGCCAAGGGGGCTTGGACGTGCCTTCAATAATCCTTACGTGGCCGGTAAAGGTGCCAATGTCAATGATCTGATCGGCCCGGTCATCGAGCCTGGTTCAGGACTGGATGCTGCCTTTGGAATTAAAGC contains:
- the recD gene encoding exodeoxyribonuclease V subunit alpha; its protein translation is MCDLSFNDLNVLHESGILSHMDYYFSSTMANIFKRSGPLEALSAALTCRALSHGSICLDLAGVAGTALTTPEGKALVRLPGLDRWRNLLEHSDMVGRPVSHGAEKEDNGTFRADKYPLVLDRGNNLYLSRYYDFQCRLSGNIRARIQRPIPGPDDDFLNHRLSSYFDGQDHTRTLGQQQAVRKALCSGFVMVSGGPGTGKTYITDIIQTLLVAWAKENYLPVPRVMCLAPTGKAAARLKNGMTIHSALQPVKNATGFRHNAANPLAADLVIVDEASMIDMALMTRLFEAIAPDARIVMLGDMNQLSPVQAGAVFFDLCHADLLSDSRVFLTVNFRSGGRTGIETLAAAVNASDADAVADILGGNHPDLEFVDTAEDTDYQARLESCIQQGYKPLWDARSPGQAMAAVDHFRVLCAHNRGHSGTLQINHLCEKMLRSKEKDGIKRPIFNMLLMVRRNDYKRLLFNGDTCVVVEENGGATAWFDAKPSGIRHFRLSDLPECDPGFAVTIHKSQGSEFDTVLILIPEKTSPVVTRQLLYTGITRSRNKVIIFGSMPMIRQAVKTSPEPRSNLRAELDGT
- a CDS encoding cytochrome c biogenesis protein ResB; amino-acid sequence: MRQKDSFADQIWMFFASVKLTVYTLVLLAVTSIFGTLILQNANPEAYTRLYGPGLYNMIQVLDLDRMYQAWWYLLLMVVLCVNIVVCSIDRLSATWKIIFPRHISVNPRRFEKAKNRQAFDCHASMEQVAGRAKNVLAGRGGKVIEKNDDTGLILYAEKGRWSRLGVYVVHASVLMLLAGALIGSALGFKANLRLDEGQTADTVFDSHTRLPIKLPFMVRCNDFQVKFYDTGAPDEFKSSLTILENDAESFTQDILVNHPLRYKGINIFQASYGPTTPDEALFEITDSETGAVQTHTIKNGKSVPLPADAGMFIFEGFVPHYDFNGHDLGEAFVGRLDTTNGQNAQIVLPTKFPTFDKMRKGRFTVEVKSWDQAYYTGLQVTKDPGVPFVYTGFLLMIIGCWVTFFVSHQSVCIGLEQSGSGSTRVWVAGRANRNAQGTNLTVKKLVKELKEVSGI
- the ccsB gene encoding c-type cytochrome biogenesis protein CcsB; this encodes MNSSLLLSAATFIYALASIFYIGSFSFKKPSFARLGFWVIVIGLVANTGGILLRWVESYQMGYGHAPFSNMYESLVFFSWTAAALYVFVECKYKESIIGVFVSPLIFLGIAYASFDPSITSKISPLIPALKSNWLIAHVITCFLGYAGFALAFGFSFMYFIKPQNPGAKRLFAKLPDWDTIDELTYQMIVFGFLFLTIGIITGSVWANSAWGKYWSWDPKETWSLITWFIYAIFLHLRLMRGWYGKNLAVVSIIGFVGVLFTYFGVNYLLSGLHSYG
- the qrcA gene encoding menaquinone reductase multiheme cytochrome c subunit QrcA, translated to MSELENKANDGPGGGAHHGTDNGPKDDKGLGLGVIFFMGAFLVCFLSGWLLFPKLLYSKKEQPFNFNHSLHVGETGDCETCHYLREDGTFSGIPGLESCMECHTDEPMGDTDDEAVFAEEYVAKGKEVPWLVYSRQPDCVYFSHAAHTVAGGMDCKTCHGHIGESTSSRPYEENRITGYSRDIWGKNIWGIKKNSWDRMKMDDCADCHLEEMGHKGYCFQCHK
- the qrcB gene encoding menaquinone reductase molybdopterin-binding-like subunit QrcB is translated as MKIDRRSFLGLGLGAAAGIALSPVGVKLTDDSSIWTQNWPWTPVPEDGEITYDHSVCSLCPGACGISVRKINGRPVKIEGLDDYPINNGGACLHGIAGLQYLYDPARIKTPLKRNGNKFEKISWDEAIALVAEKLGEIREAGSPESLGLITGADNGSMAKLFDRFMQAFGTPNTYSMPSLESNLALTAEALHSADRSLGFDLDHSDFILSFGAAIVEGWGSPAACIQANASRHERKAKLVQVDYRLSNTAIVADKLIAVKPGTEADFALGLCGVLLAKTQVAKKILLGDVNKLAFAAMLKKEYTLDKVETTTGVKAADIEALAMEFAKAKAPVAVPGKGRGDVGQSLREFAAVQALNVLGGRLNKEGGAFVMWPAGYLSFPENVMDDTAEQGAGKAKLAGSVNELVDTLETDGGLSALFIYNANPCYALNNTEKVKAAMDKVEFKVSFSSFMDETALRSDVILPASIFLERLEDVVSGAGLAKTVVGLCRPMVDPIFDTKHPGDALILLAQAMGDSMAESFAWDSYDACLEEVAEKVWESLSEDGYVLIDDKPPVGTPTTDFTFLASAPKVETPVQEDGLTLVPIDKMRLAGGSMISSPFAVKTVSDKVLLGKYSVVEINPATAGALKDGDVAVLKTAAGTAKVKIGYNEGIMPGVIGMPRGLGRAFNNPYVAGKGANVNDLIGPVIEPGSGLDAAFGIKATLSKA